The Bacteroidota bacterium genome includes the window CTTATGAAAAACGAACATAAAACTCTGCCTCTTTCGAGGAATAAAAAGGTTGCACTTATTGGACCCCTTGCCAAATCTGAAACCGACATGCTCGGTGGATGGTCTGTTGGCTGGGATGACAACAGCGATGTGGTCTCACAATTCGAAGGACTCGAAAATCTTCTAGGAAAAGGAAATGTCCTCCACGCTGAAGGTTGTGGAGTAAAATCACTTGAGAAAAAAGGATTTCGGGAAGCCATCGAAACAGCAAAGAAAGCTGATGTTGTAATTCTTACTCTCGGAGAGAGCCGTGATATGAGCGGGGAGGCTCAAAGCAGATCTGATATCACAATTCCCGGCGTTCAGGAAGAACTCGCTGAAGCTGTTTTTGCACTCGGCAAGCCTGTGGTTGTATTGATTAATGCAGGGCGACCTCTGGTTTTTGAAAAAATAGCGAAAAAGGCTGACGCAATTTTTTATACATGGTTTTTGGGAAGTGAAGCCGGAAACGCAATCGCTGATGTACTCTATGGCGCGTATAATCCTTCCGCAAAACTGACAGTTTCTTTCCCCAGAACTGTCGGTCAGGTACCTATCTACTATGACCACTTCAATACGGGAAGACCCTCAATGACCGACATCCCTTCGAAGGATTACAGAACGGGATACACAGACTTAAAACAAAGCCCTGAATACCCGTTTGGATACGGACTCAGCTACACCACTTTTAAGTATGATGGATTAAATACTTCAAAAGTTGAGATGAAAGCGGATGGTAAAGTTGAATTCACATGTACGGTGACAAATACAGGCGACTATCCAGGTGAGGAAATTGTCCAGCTATACATTCGCGACAGGGTAGCTTCACTGGTAAGACCCGTAAAAGAATTAAAGGACTTCGCAAAAATTTATCTGAAACCCGGTGAATCGAAAAAGGTGAGTTTTGTCATCGATAAGGAAAAGCTCTCCTTTTATAATGAAAATCTGGAATGGGTGGCAGAACCGGGTGCGTTCGATATCATGATTGGAGCATCTTCAGCCGATATCAGGCTTTCAGCAGAACTTAAACTGGTTAAATAATAACTGATGGTTAAACTTCTTTTTTTTGAACATTGTCTATGAGTCAGAAAAAACAGGAATAACTTTGCGAATATTAATTTTTCTGCAGATTCTGTTGCTTGGGATTTCCCAGGCACAGAATCTCTATTTTCCTCCCCTCACCGGAAGTGAGTGGGAGACAGTATCCCCTGCATCTCTTGGCTGGGATTTAACAAAAACCGACTCTTTATACGCTTTCCTCTCTTCCACCAATACAAAGGCATTTTTGGTATTGAAGGACGGGAAAATTGCCATCGAAAAATATTTTGGTTCCTTCACGAAAGACAGTGTATGGTATTGGGCATCTGCGGGAAAATCATTAACTGCAGTTCTGGTCGGAATTGCAAAACAGGAAGGGAAAATTAATCTCGATGACTCCACTTCCAAATATCTTTCACAGGGCTGGTCTTCCCTTTCACCCTCACAAGAGGGCAGAATAAAATTAATCCATCAGTTGACCATGACTACCGGACTTGATGACGGAGTTTCCGATCCCTACTGTACACTTCCCGCCTGCCTCATTTATAAAGCTGAACCGGGCACCAGGTGGGCATATCACAACGCCCCCTACACTCTCCTTGATAATGTGATTGAGAGTGCCACCGGACTGAACATGAACCAGTTTTTCCAGCAAAAACTCCGTCCTTCTACAGGTATTAACGGGCTCTATCTGAAAAACGGCTACAATAATGTCTTCTACAGCAACGCGAGAAGCATGGCACGGTTCGGTCTGTTAATGCTTAACAAGGGGAAGTGGAACTCGACATCAGTGGTCACAGACACAACATATTACAGGGAGATGGTAAACACCTCACAAAACCTTAACCTCTCCTACGGTTATCTGTGGTGGCTGAATGGAAAAGAATCATTTATGTTACCTCAGACTCAGTTTGTCTTTCCCGGTGCTTTTGCACCGGATGCCCCTGCTGACATGATTGCCGCCATAGGCAAAAACGGACAACTTGTAAATGTAGTACCCGGTGACAGGCTTGTAATGATCAGGATGGGAGACGCTCCCGGTTCAGGGGTTGAAGTGCCAACATTTTATAATAACGATATTTGGAAGAGACTGAAAGTGGTGGTTAACCCCGCCACATCGATTAAGGAAAACTCATTTTCAAAAAAAGAAGAAGTCGGGGTATTCCCGGTTCCGACAGGCAGCACACTTTTCATCAAAGGATTGGGTGAGTCGAAGGAACCTGCAGAGGTAAATATCTACTCAGTGACCGGCGAGAAGGTTCTCAGATCATTTTACAACGGTTCTCTCGATATCTCTTCTCTGTCCGATGGAGTCTGGATTGGGGTGATTGTCACGGAGAAAGGAACCGGCACCTTTAAGTTTGTGAAATCATCACAATAACGCATTTAATGCGAAATATGACATCATGATTGCATAGAGAATAGTCGACAGGGAGAAACGAACCAGTCTGCCAACCGATCTATTCTCAGAAGTGAAGAAACGGTATCCGTGAAGGATACCCGCCTGAAAAAGATAGAGAGCATATCCGAGTATCACAACTGCCTGTGCAACCATCCCTCTGTCAGGAAATACGGCGACAAATCCCGCAATTCCAAATGCAAGATTTGCAAATCCAACTTCAAACATCCAGTCCGGACGGTCGGTTTCCCACCCCATCCTTTTTGCATCTGACTTGTGAAAAATTACATGTCGTATGAATGCAAGAACACCGACAATTCCAACTGTGGTAATGGTTACCGTTTTAAGTGCCAAAACGGCATTGTTTGAGGTTATGAAGTAAAATCCGAAAAATATTCCGATAGTGCCGCATAGTGTGCCGGTAATACCGATTATGTTGGCAATCATCTTTCAACTCACTGAATGGTTAATTAAATGCTGTTGTCACGGGCTACAATGATCTTACATTAATTTTCGGATGCAGGGAGAGAAAATCTGAAAGTGGCACCTTTGTCGACCACTCCTTCAGCCTCCACTGTTCCACCATGTTTCATAACGATCCTCTGAACAATCGCCAGTCCGACACCGGTACCCTCAAATTGATTCATCCCGTGAAGCCTCTGAAACACTCCAAAAAGTTTGTCTTTATATTTCATGTCGAATCCTGCTCCATTGTCAGAGATTGAATAAATTATTTTGTTTGCGACAGATTTACAGGAAACAGTTATTTCGGGTTGCGGAACCCTGGAAGAAAACTTCACGGCATTCGAAACGAGGTTGTAAACAACCTGCCGGATCATCGTGGCATCTCCATAACATTTTTCAAGCTCCTGCCTGTTAAATGTGATTTTATCACGATATGATCCGGTTGTAATCTCCATAAAGGTTGCGTCAAATAAAGCGTTCATGTCGATGGGTGACCTGATTATATCTTTTCTTGCGAGTCGGGAGAAACTAAGCAGGTCGTCGATAAGTTGCCCCATCTTTGTGGAATTCTCCTTGATAATCGAGCAAATTCTTCTTCCCTCTTCGTCAAGCTTGTCACCATAGTCCTCTTCAAGCATTGAGGTGAATCCATTTACCGCCCGAAGCGGTGCCCGCAAATCATGTGAGACGGAATAACTGAATGCCTCCAGTTCCTTGTTGGCAGCGAGGAGCTGCTCGGTTCTCTCCTCAACTCTTTTTTCCAGTTCGGTGTTAAGCCTGAGGAGCTCTTCACGGGTTTGCTTTTTTTCAGTAATATCGGTGATTATGATTTGAATCGCCGGCATTTCATTGAATGAAACAGGGGTCTCAATAATTTCCACATCGATTTCGGTTCCGTCAAGCCTGAGATAGACCTCTTCGATTGGAAAATGTTCCAATGAACCCTGGATCAGCCGGTCAGTCCTTTCCTGGGATTGTGTTCTGAAGTCGGGGTGAATAAATCCCTCAATTTCTTTACCAAGCAACTGATAGTAGGAACTGGCACCCAATAAATGAAGAGCCGAGGGATTTAGATAAACAATATTTCCCCATTGTTGAACAATAATACCAACCGGAGCAACATTTAAAATATTTTTGTATCTCTCCTCACTCTCCTTCAGCGCAAGCCCGGCGAGAACTTCCTCCGTAACATCCACAATTGTGGAAATCAGTAAATTGGATTCAGGCAACGGAATACTGGTAGCAGTAATGTACCTCATTATCTCTCCACCTCTCGAGATTGGAACATTCTCCCATCGCATCCTCGATTGTTCACCCGAAGCAATATCCTCCAACACTCTTTTCTTTATATCCGCTCTGAATTCAGGATCTTCATATACTGCCTCCCAAAATGCGTCAGGATCTGTTAATTCCTCCCTGGTAGTGCAATAATATTTTGTGAATAAATCATTCATAAAATGAAATTTCACATCAGGGAATACCGAGTTGACTGAAAGTCCGATTGGGAGATTCTCCATTATAAGTTTAGAAAGCTGCTCTTTTTCCTTAATCTCAAATTCTGCATTTTTCAACTGTGTTATGTCCGCAACCACCCCGAAATACCCGGTTACAACTCCGTCATCATCGAACATGAATTTCGATTTTGAAAGAATCCAGAAAGGGGATCCGTCTTTTCGGAAAGCGCTCAATTCATGACACCATATTTTGTCTCCTGTTGGCTGACCGGTTTCGATGAGATTCGATTGCTCAAGAACGGTCTCCGATATGGCCTGAAGAGATTCCGTGGTCAGAAAATCTTTCTGTCGAAGTTCTGAGAACTCTGCGGTCGTATATCCAAATATCTTTTCAACAGACGGACTTACGAATGTAAGATTCCTGTCGAGGTCTGAGGTCCAGATCATTTC containing:
- a CDS encoding serine hydrolase, with amino-acid sequence MRILIFLQILLLGISQAQNLYFPPLTGSEWETVSPASLGWDLTKTDSLYAFLSSTNTKAFLVLKDGKIAIEKYFGSFTKDSVWYWASAGKSLTAVLVGIAKQEGKINLDDSTSKYLSQGWSSLSPSQEGRIKLIHQLTMTTGLDDGVSDPYCTLPACLIYKAEPGTRWAYHNAPYTLLDNVIESATGLNMNQFFQQKLRPSTGINGLYLKNGYNNVFYSNARSMARFGLLMLNKGKWNSTSVVTDTTYYREMVNTSQNLNLSYGYLWWLNGKESFMLPQTQFVFPGAFAPDAPADMIAAIGKNGQLVNVVPGDRLVMIRMGDAPGSGVEVPTFYNNDIWKRLKVVVNPATSIKENSFSKKEEVGVFPVPTGSTLFIKGLGESKEPAEVNIYSVTGEKVLRSFYNGSLDISSLSDGVWIGVIVTEKGTGTFKFVKSSQ
- a CDS encoding PAS domain S-box protein, whose product is MAAVELKSESEKRVNMLEELLERISDGVVAFDEKFNYIYVNDHASTMLGRESKYLVGKNYWEEYPEAKGTKFADAYIEAFQTQKPIFIEEYYPPWDRWFANRIYPSPNGISIIFQEITEQKVSERLLVESELKYRRITENISEMIWTSDLDRNLTFVSPSVEKIFGYTTAEFSELRQKDFLTTESLQAISETVLEQSNLIETGQPTGDKIWCHELSAFRKDGSPFWILSKSKFMFDDDGVVTGYFGVVADITQLKNAEFEIKEKEQLSKLIMENLPIGLSVNSVFPDVKFHFMNDLFTKYYCTTREELTDPDAFWEAVYEDPEFRADIKKRVLEDIASGEQSRMRWENVPISRGGEIMRYITATSIPLPESNLLISTIVDVTEEVLAGLALKESEERYKNILNVAPVGIIVQQWGNIVYLNPSALHLLGASSYYQLLGKEIEGFIHPDFRTQSQERTDRLIQGSLEHFPIEEVYLRLDGTEIDVEIIETPVSFNEMPAIQIIITDITEKKQTREELLRLNTELEKRVEERTEQLLAANKELEAFSYSVSHDLRAPLRAVNGFTSMLEEDYGDKLDEEGRRICSIIKENSTKMGQLIDDLLSFSRLARKDIIRSPIDMNALFDATFMEITTGSYRDKITFNRQELEKCYGDATMIRQVVYNLVSNAVKFSSRVPQPEITVSCKSVANKIIYSISDNGAGFDMKYKDKLFGVFQRLHGMNQFEGTGVGLAIVQRIVMKHGGTVEAEGVVDKGATFRFSLPASEN